A single Chanos chanos chromosome 8, fChaCha1.1, whole genome shotgun sequence DNA region contains:
- the adra1ba gene encoding alpha-1A adrenergic receptor, with protein sequence MSSDTDGNVNFYNNASSELYKEIHSFVPSNRSNLTRANETETNIFSLSRAVPLGMVLGAFIVFAIVGNILVILSVVCNRHLRIPTNYFIINLAIADLLLGTTVLPVSATLEILNYWVFGRIFCDIWAAVDVLCCTASIMSLCVISIDRYIGVRYPLQYPSIVTEKRALLAMLGVWVLALIISIGPLLGWKEPPSQDDTVCLITEEPFYALFSSLGSFYIPLAVILAMYSRVYIVAKRTTKNLEAGIMKERMDSNELTLRIHYKGSQAQEDRGGVSKGQTRSSMTMKLLKFSREKKAAKTLGVVVGMFILCWLPFFLALPIGSFNTNLRPPEIFFKVIFWLGYFNSCLNPIIYPCYSREFKQAFIRILRCQCHHRKQPGWWSYNYRSNLGSSSQCYMDTHSVYMNGSQQTLASAQPCPRFCANSGSSCPASGHLPGWGPRSSTSSSSLSGGLFPDKLRAGPLGSSQQAD encoded by the exons ATGAGCTCCGATACAGATGGTAACGTGAATTTCTACAACAATGCTTCCTCGGAACTGTACAAAGAGATACATTCTTTCGTGCCATCAAATAGATCAAATTTGACCAGAGCAAATGAGACTGAAACGAACATCTTCAGCCTCAGCCGGGCAGTGCCTCTGGGCATGGTTTTGGgtgcttttattgtttttgcaaTCGTGGGCAACATtcttgtcattctctctgtggtgtGCAACAGGCACCTGCGCATACCCACAAACTACTTCATCATTAATTTAGCCATTGCAGACCTGTTGCTCGGAACCACAGTTTTACCAGTGTCAGCGACACTGGAGATTTTGAATTACTGGGTGTTTGGGAGGATTTTCTGTGATATCTGGGCCGCGGTGGATGTGCTCTGTTGCACTGCGTCCATCATGAGCCTGTGCGTAATATCAATAGACCGATATATCGGCGTGCGCTACCCGCTGCAATACCCAAGCATTGTGACCGAAAAGAGAGCTCTCCTTGCGATGCTCGGAGTTTGGGTGCTTGCTCTCATCATATCCATCGGTCCACTACTTGGCTGGAAAGAGCCCCCTTCACAGGACGACACTGTTTGCTTGATAACGGAGGAGCCATTTTACGCACTGTTTTCTTCTTTGGGTTCCTTTTATATACCCTTGGCTGTAATCTTGGCCATGTATTCTCGAGTGTACATAGTCGCAAAAAGGACTACTAAAAACTTAGAGGCTGGAATCATGAAGGAGCGCATGGACTCAAATGAGCTAACGCTTAGGATCCATTACAAAGGCTCCCAGGCACAAGAGGACCGCGGTGGGGTGAGCAAAGGCCAAACCAGGAGTTCCATGACGATGAAACTGCTGAAATTctccagagaaaagaaagctgCTAAAACTCTTGGTGTTGTAGTCGGCATGTTCATTTTATGCTGGTTACCATTTTTCCTCGCCCTGCCAATTG ggtCATTCAATACCAACCTCAGGCCACCAGAGATATTCTTTAAGGTCATCTTTTGGCTGGGTTACTTCAACAGCTGTCTGAATCCCATTATCTACCCATGCTACAGCCGTGAGTTCAAGCAAGCTTTCATCCGTATCCTCAGGTGTCAGTGCCACCACAGAAAGCAGCCGGGCTGGTGGTCCTACAACTATCGCTCCAACCTGGGCTCCTCTAGCCAGTGTTATATGGACACCCACTCTGTCTACATGAATGGTAGCCAACAGACCCTGGCCTCTGCCCAGCCCTGCCCACGATTCTGCGCAAATTCAGGAAGCTCTTGCCCCGCATCGGGTCATTTGCCAGGTTGGGGTCCTAGATCATCCacgtcctcctcctccctgtctgGAGGCCTTTTTCCCGATAAGCTCAGAGCTGGTCCTTTGGGTTCCAGCCAGCAAGCTGACTAA